One region of Lathamus discolor isolate bLatDis1 chromosome 2, bLatDis1.hap1, whole genome shotgun sequence genomic DNA includes:
- the TWIST1 gene encoding twist-related protein 1 gives MMQQDESNSPVSPADDSLSNSEEEPDRQQLPNNKRGGRKRRSSRRSAGGAVGAADEPCSPAQGKRGKKCGAGGGGGSSSGGGSPQSYEELQTQRVMANVRERQRTQSLNEAFAALRKIIPTLPSDKLSKIQTLKLAARYIDFLYQVLQSDELDSKMASCSYVAHERLSYAFSVWRMEGAWSMSASH, from the coding sequence ATGATGCAGCAGGACGAGTCAAACTCTCCAGTCTCCCCGGCCGACGACAGCTTGAGCAACAGTGAAGAGGAGCCGGACCGGCAGCAGCTGCCCAACAACAAGAGAGGGGGGCGCAAGCGGCGCTCCAGCCGCCGCAGCGCCGGCGGCGCCGTCGGGGCCGCGGACGAGCCTTGCAGCCCAGCCCAAGGCAAGCGAGGCAAGAAgtgcggggcgggcggcggcggcggcagcagcagcggcggcggcagccccCAGTCCTACGAGGAGCTGCAGACCCAGCGGGTCATGGCCAACGTGCGGGAGCGGCAGCGCACGCAGTCGCTGAACGAAGCATTCGCCGCCCTGCGGAAGATCATCCCCACGCTGCCCTCGGACAAGCTGAGCAAGATCCAGACCCTCAAGCTGGCGGCCAGGTACATCGACTTCCTCTACCAGGTCTTACAGAGCGACGAGCTGGACTCCAAGATGGCAAGCTGCAGCTATGTGGCCCACGAGCGGCTCAGCTACGCCTTCTCGGTGTGGAGAATGGAAGGCGCCTGGTCCATGTCCGCATCCCACTAG